The following are encoded together in the Anaerostipes caccae L1-92 genome:
- the hydF gene encoding [FeFe] hydrogenase H-cluster maturation GTPase HydF has protein sequence MGLNETPRGDRIHIALFGRRNAGKSSIVNALTGQELAIVSDVKGTTTDPVFKAMELLPLGPVVMIDTPGLDDEGELGEKRVKKAKEVLRKTDIALVIADAETGITEFEQGILDLIRERKLPYLIVYNKTDLAGRVRAEDNDHACFVSAVTKEGIFGLKEAIGKLLPEEEQPRQIVGDLISPGDFVVLVVPIDSAAPKGRLILPQQQTIRDILEHNACSVAVKESELEQTLKDLGKKPALVITDSQAFEQVAAIVPEDISLTSFSILFARYKGDLLEEVKGARAAGHLKDGSRVLIAEGCTHHRQCDDIGTVKIPRWLTEYTGKQLVFETSSGSTFPEDLSGYDLIVHCGGCMLNPKEMKHRIASSVKAEVPIVNYGVLIAAMKGILNRSLQPLGL, from the coding sequence ATGGGTTTAAACGAGACGCCGAGAGGAGACAGAATTCATATCGCATTGTTTGGAAGGAGAAATGCAGGAAAATCCAGCATAGTCAACGCATTGACCGGTCAGGAGCTGGCGATTGTTTCAGATGTGAAAGGCACGACCACAGATCCGGTCTTCAAGGCCATGGAACTTCTGCCTCTGGGACCGGTTGTTATGATCGATACCCCCGGTCTGGATGACGAGGGAGAACTGGGAGAAAAGAGGGTGAAAAAGGCGAAAGAAGTGCTGAGAAAGACAGACATCGCTCTGGTGATCGCGGATGCGGAAACGGGGATTACAGAGTTTGAGCAGGGAATTCTTGATTTGATCAGGGAGAGAAAGCTGCCCTACCTGATCGTATATAACAAGACGGATCTTGCAGGCAGAGTCAGGGCAGAAGATAACGATCATGCCTGCTTTGTCAGCGCGGTGACTAAAGAAGGCATCTTTGGGCTGAAAGAAGCCATAGGAAAGCTTCTCCCAGAAGAAGAACAGCCAAGACAGATCGTGGGCGATCTGATCTCGCCGGGAGACTTTGTAGTTCTTGTCGTGCCTATCGACTCGGCGGCTCCAAAGGGGCGGCTCATACTGCCCCAGCAGCAGACAATCCGGGATATTCTGGAGCACAATGCCTGCTCTGTTGCAGTCAAAGAATCTGAACTGGAGCAGACACTTAAAGATCTGGGGAAAAAGCCGGCTCTGGTTATCACAGACTCTCAGGCATTTGAACAGGTGGCTGCCATCGTACCGGAGGACATTTCTCTGACTTCTTTCTCGATCCTTTTCGCCAGATACAAGGGGGATCTTTTAGAGGAAGTGAAGGGGGCAAGGGCCGCCGGGCATTTAAAGGACGGCTCCAGGGTCCTGATCGCGGAAGGCTGCACCCATCACCGCCAGTGCGACGATATCGGAACGGTCAAAATACCCCGATGGCTTACGGAATATACAGGAAAACAGCTCGTTTTTGAGACGTCCAGCGGGAGTACATTTCCGGAAGACTTAAGCGGCTACGATCTGATCGTCCACTGTGGGGGATGTATGCTGAATCCGAAAGAGATGAAGCACAGAATTGCCTCCTCTGTAAAAGCGGAAGTACCCATTGTAAACTATGGTGTCCTGATTGCCGCCATGAAGGGAATTCTAAACAGGAGTCTTCAGCCTCTCGGACTCTAA
- a CDS encoding TVP38/TMEM64 family protein, whose translation MSRQAVKKATNFTTLVLIGALIIFSVYGYQKGIFTSRDQLELFIRQSSFWGPLLFIVIQIAQVVIAVIPGGLTCLAGVVFFGPWYGFLYSAVGIIIGSCINFYLARRYGEKFIRLFVSDETYEQTKKKFLTGKKFDVVFTAAILLPCAPDDVLCMLAGLTDMSWRKFLTILFLGRPVTIVVYSLGGAMLPMLLR comes from the coding sequence ATGAGCAGACAAGCAGTAAAAAAAGCGACAAATTTCACAACTCTGGTGTTGATCGGAGCGTTGATTATATTTTCGGTTTACGGTTATCAAAAAGGGATTTTTACAAGCAGGGATCAGTTGGAACTGTTTATCCGGCAGAGCAGCTTTTGGGGACCGCTTCTGTTTATTGTGATTCAGATTGCACAGGTTGTCATAGCGGTGATTCCGGGAGGACTGACCTGTCTGGCAGGAGTCGTCTTTTTCGGACCCTGGTATGGATTTTTATACAGCGCTGTCGGGATTATCATTGGTTCCTGCATTAATTTTTACCTGGCAAGACGATACGGAGAGAAATTCATCAGGCTTTTTGTAAGTGATGAGACATATGAACAGACAAAGAAAAAGTTTTTGACAGGAAAAAAGTTTGATGTTGTGTTTACAGCGGCGATCCTTCTTCCGTGTGCACCGGATGATGTGCTTTGCATGCTGGCGGGACTAACGGATATGTCCTGGAGAAAGTTTTTAACGATTCTTTTTCTGGGGAGGCCGGTTACGATCGTAGTTTACAGTCTGGGAGGTGCCATGCTCCCGATGCTGCTGCGGTAG
- a CDS encoding copper homeostasis protein CutC — protein sequence MGEIMLECCVDSFESARTAKEAGAKRLELCGDLMIGGTTPSPKLLEMIKIRLDIPVHVLVRPRFGDFLYSDEEFSLMRSEIHHFRELGADGVVFGCLTKDGRLDMRRMESLMQKTMGMSVTLNRAFDMCVNPYEAMIQAIELGIDTVLTSGQKNCCTDGKELLKNLLEVAGKDITVMVGSGVNAAVIEEFLREAPFEAFHMSGKKTVQSEMEYRKPDVSMGLPMMSEYERFVTDAEEVKKAAAVIEKYHS from the coding sequence ATGGGAGAGATTATGTTGGAATGTTGTGTGGACTCATTCGAGTCTGCCAGGACCGCAAAAGAGGCAGGGGCAAAGAGGCTGGAACTCTGCGGGGACTTGATGATCGGCGGGACCACACCCAGCCCTAAATTATTGGAAATGATCAAGATACGCCTCGACATCCCGGTCCATGTACTCGTCCGGCCAAGATTCGGAGATTTTTTATACAGTGATGAGGAGTTTTCGCTCATGAGAAGTGAAATTCATCATTTCCGGGAACTTGGGGCAGATGGTGTGGTATTCGGATGCCTTACAAAAGACGGGAGGCTGGATATGAGACGCATGGAAAGCCTGATGCAGAAGACGATGGGGATGTCTGTCACGCTCAACAGAGCATTTGATATGTGTGTAAATCCTTATGAGGCAATGATTCAGGCCATTGAACTGGGCATTGACACCGTACTCACTTCCGGGCAGAAAAACTGCTGTACCGATGGAAAGGAACTGCTGAAGAATCTTTTGGAAGTGGCAGGAAAAGATATCACAGTGATGGTCGGATCAGGAGTCAACGCAGCTGTGATTGAAGAATTTTTAAGAGAAGCTCCTTTTGAGGCGTTTCACATGTCAGGAAAGAAAACGGTTCAGAGTGAGATGGAATACCGCAAACCGGATGTCAGTATGGGACTGCCGATGATGAGCGAGTATGAGCGCTTCGTTACGGATGCGGAGGAAGTTAAAAAGGCCGCAGCAGTGATAGAAAAGTATCATTCATAA
- a CDS encoding SPL family radical SAM protein, producing the protein MQENKYREIQCSAACNRVRGRFPYHWDLNIYRGCAHRCQYCFALYSHQYMESDDFYREIFVKTNIAERLERQLKSRNWDHQVINLGGVTDNYQPAEEQYRIMPELLKLLIRFENPAIISTKSDLILRDYDLIDQLSRVAYVNIAATVTTMDEDIRSVLEPGGVSSSRRFDVLSEFRKTNASTGVHMMPVIPYITSVRENLEAVFSETKQRDIHYLITSNLNLKGPTRAVFFNFVREEFPQYEQPLTRLFSYGKEYKEYKSELFQMISEVRTKYNVKADFGSIIKEKNAQFEAEQLSFF; encoded by the coding sequence GTGCAGGAGAATAAATACAGAGAGATTCAATGTTCCGCGGCCTGCAACCGGGTCCGCGGAAGATTTCCCTATCACTGGGATTTAAATATATACAGAGGCTGTGCCCACCGCTGCCAGTATTGTTTCGCTCTTTATTCCCACCAATATATGGAGTCAGATGATTTCTACCGTGAGATTTTTGTTAAGACGAACATTGCTGAGCGGCTGGAACGCCAGTTAAAAAGCAGGAACTGGGACCATCAGGTCATCAATCTGGGAGGCGTGACAGACAATTACCAGCCGGCAGAGGAGCAGTACAGGATCATGCCGGAGCTTTTAAAGCTTTTGATCCGATTTGAGAATCCGGCTATCATTTCTACAAAATCTGATTTAATATTGAGAGACTATGACCTGATCGATCAGTTATCCAGAGTAGCCTATGTAAATATTGCGGCGACGGTCACCACAATGGACGAAGACATAAGGAGTGTGTTGGAACCGGGAGGGGTTTCTTCCTCACGTAGGTTTGATGTACTCAGTGAATTCCGGAAGACGAATGCGTCCACGGGTGTTCATATGATGCCTGTCATTCCATACATTACAAGCGTCAGGGAGAATCTGGAGGCTGTATTTTCTGAGACGAAACAGAGGGATATCCACTATCTGATCACATCAAATTTAAATTTGAAGGGCCCCACACGTGCAGTGTTTTTCAACTTTGTGAGAGAAGAATTTCCACAGTATGAACAACCTCTGACCAGGCTGTTCAGCTACGGCAAAGAATATAAGGAATATAAAAGTGAATTGTTTCAAATGATTTCAGAAGTCCGCACTAAGTATAACGTTAAAGCAGATTTTGGCAGCATCATAAAAGAAAAAAATGCACAGTTTGAGGCAGAGCAGCTGTCATTTTTCTAG
- a CDS encoding zinc ribbon domain-containing protein has product MDQNIERRQFVCPKCGCNSYEHDQFQATGGNFAKIFDVQNKKFITISCTRCGFTELYKSQTSEGMNILDFLMG; this is encoded by the coding sequence ATGGATCAGAATATAGAGAGAAGACAGTTCGTCTGTCCCAAGTGCGGATGCAATTCCTATGAACACGATCAGTTTCAGGCCACTGGAGGAAACTTTGCAAAGATTTTTGATGTACAGAATAAAAAGTTTATTACGATCAGCTGCACCCGCTGCGGATTTACCGAGTTATATAAGAGTCAGACTTCAGAGGGCATGAATATTCTGGACTTTCTCATGGGATGA
- the ptsP gene encoding phosphoenolpyruvate--protein phosphotransferase — MYKGIGASAGIGIGKVVVIKEQSLDYKKETITDAEAEKKRLSEAIEVFIDKTAKMVEAMKVTAGEQESEILEGHILMIQDPAIKEQIDAKIDDEKINAEAAVEEACDFFAQIFAMAEDELTQQRASDLGDIKTRLIKILLGIEEVDISAVPEGTVLVAEDLTPSMTAGINPANVEGVLTEIGGKTSHSAIICRSMEIPAVLSVEKIVSIVKDGDVVVLDGATGEAYVNPEDSVLEDYKAKKAAYLEEKAALSKFIGQASQTADGHVVELVANIGGPDEAAKVVECDGEGVGLFRTEFLFMDRDSVPTEEEQFKAYKTVAETLEGKPVIIRTLDIGGDKALPYLGLETEENPFLGFRAVRFCLKRPDIYRPQLRALLRASAFGKIRIMVPLVTCVDELRAVKALLEEIKGELDAEGIAYNKDVEVGVMMETAAASLIADILAKEADFFSIGTNDLTGYTMAADRGNSDVAYLYSAYNPAVLRSIKNIIGAANAEGIMAGMCGEAASDPLLVPVLLAFGLNEFSVSATAILATRKVMSLWTMDEAKALAEEVMQLTTEAEVKALLEERARS, encoded by the coding sequence ATGTATAAAGGTATTGGAGCATCTGCGGGAATCGGCATCGGAAAAGTTGTTGTGATCAAGGAACAGAGCCTGGATTACAAAAAGGAGACAATCACAGACGCCGAAGCAGAAAAGAAAAGATTAAGCGAAGCGATCGAAGTGTTCATCGATAAGACAGCCAAGATGGTGGAAGCCATGAAGGTGACTGCCGGAGAACAGGAATCTGAGATTCTGGAGGGACATATCCTCATGATTCAGGACCCTGCGATCAAAGAGCAGATCGATGCCAAGATCGATGACGAAAAGATCAATGCGGAAGCTGCCGTCGAGGAAGCATGTGATTTCTTTGCACAGATTTTTGCCATGGCTGAAGATGAATTGACCCAACAGAGAGCATCTGACTTAGGAGATATCAAAACAAGATTAATCAAGATCTTATTAGGGATCGAGGAAGTAGATATCAGCGCTGTTCCGGAAGGAACTGTTCTGGTTGCAGAAGATCTGACTCCATCTATGACTGCCGGCATCAACCCGGCTAACGTTGAAGGCGTACTGACAGAGATCGGAGGCAAGACTTCCCACTCTGCGATTATCTGCCGTTCCATGGAGATCCCGGCAGTACTTAGTGTTGAGAAGATCGTTTCCATCGTCAAAGATGGGGATGTTGTTGTATTAGACGGAGCGACAGGAGAAGCATATGTAAATCCTGAAGATTCTGTCCTGGAAGATTACAAGGCTAAGAAAGCAGCATATCTGGAAGAGAAAGCCGCTCTGTCCAAGTTCATCGGACAGGCGTCCCAGACTGCAGACGGACATGTGGTTGAACTGGTTGCCAATATCGGCGGTCCGGATGAGGCTGCAAAAGTTGTGGAGTGTGACGGAGAAGGTGTGGGATTATTCCGTACCGAGTTCTTATTTATGGACCGCGACAGCGTACCTACCGAAGAAGAACAGTTCAAAGCATACAAAACAGTTGCAGAGACATTGGAAGGAAAACCTGTTATTATCCGTACTCTGGATATCGGAGGAGACAAGGCACTTCCTTACCTCGGATTAGAGACAGAGGAAAACCCGTTTCTTGGCTTCCGTGCAGTGCGTTTCTGCCTGAAACGTCCTGACATTTACAGACCTCAGCTGAGAGCTTTGCTGAGAGCCAGCGCATTCGGAAAGATCCGCATCATGGTTCCGCTTGTAACATGTGTGGACGAACTCCGCGCTGTGAAGGCCCTTCTTGAAGAGATCAAAGGCGAATTAGACGCAGAAGGCATCGCATATAACAAAGACGTAGAAGTCGGCGTTATGATGGAAACTGCCGCTGCAAGCCTGATTGCCGACATTCTCGCAAAAGAAGCCGACTTCTTCAGCATCGGTACCAACGACCTGACAGGATACACGATGGCGGCTGACAGAGGAAACTCTGACGTAGCTTATCTGTACTCAGCATATAACCCGGCAGTGCTCCGTTCTATCAAGAACATTATCGGCGCTGCAAATGCAGAGGGTATCATGGCTGGTATGTGCGGTGAAGCTGCCAGCGATCCGCTGCTCGTACCGGTACTTCTTGCATTCGGACTGAATGAATTCTCTGTAAGTGCAACTGCGATCCTTGCCACAAGAAAAGTCATGTCCTTATGGACGATGGATGAAGCAAAAGCTTTGGCAGAGGAAGTTATGCAGCTGACAACAGAAGCAGAAGTAAAAGCTTTATTGGAAGAAAGAGCCAGAAGCTAG
- a CDS encoding HPr family phosphocarrier protein, translated as MVSKKFVIENEQGLHMRPAGVLAKAVTKFESDVTIVFEDKKINAKSLLNIIGACIKCGSEIELVCEGPDEEAALAHATELIESGLGE; from the coding sequence ATGGTATCTAAGAAGTTTGTAATTGAAAACGAGCAGGGATTACACATGAGACCAGCAGGAGTTTTAGCAAAGGCAGTAACAAAGTTTGAATCTGATGTCACCATCGTTTTCGAAGACAAGAAGATCAATGCTAAGAGTCTTCTGAACATTATCGGAGCATGTATCAAATGTGGTTCAGAGATTGAACTTGTATGTGAAGGTCCTGATGAGGAAGCAGCTTTAGCGCATGCGACAGAATTAATTGAATCTGGTTTAGGTGAATAA
- a CDS encoding CAT RNA binding domain-containing protein has translation MIIQKVINNNVVSTFDMNNHEVILMGKGIGFRKKAGDELDKTKIEKIFTLDQREKSPFIQEVLAIIQEFYEISFNTELPAYQRFITHLEYLENSIKSGESHSVEDEEDDVEFYERNQKKYPEAYICSQKIVEHIEGHYGYTLSVDEKMYLIIYVKRLILEAGIQ, from the coding sequence ATGATTATACAGAAAGTGATCAACAATAATGTAGTCAGCACTTTTGACATGAACAACCACGAAGTCATTTTGATGGGAAAAGGCATAGGATTCCGGAAAAAAGCAGGGGATGAACTCGACAAGACAAAGATCGAGAAAATTTTTACCCTGGATCAGCGGGAAAAAAGTCCTTTTATCCAGGAAGTGCTCGCTATTATCCAGGAGTTTTATGAGATCAGTTTCAATACAGAGCTGCCGGCCTATCAAAGATTTATTACGCATCTGGAATATCTGGAAAACAGCATTAAATCCGGAGAGTCACATTCTGTGGAAGATGAAGAGGATGATGTGGAATTCTACGAGAGAAACCAGAAAAAATATCCGGAGGCTTATATATGCAGCCAGAAAATTGTCGAGCACATTGAAGGTCATTACGGCTACACCCTGTCGGTAGATGAAAAAATGTACCTGATCATCTATGTAAAACGGCTGATCCTGGAAGCCGGCATCCAATAG
- the hflX gene encoding GTPase HflX — protein sequence MEEILEQKKERVILVGVALGDGQEAEESLEELKELAETAGAEVAGSIIQAREQIHSGTYVGKGKIEEIRDLLFETEADGIVCDDELSPAQLANLSQILDIKVMDRTLVILDIFAKRAQTKEGKIQVELAQLRYRATKLTGKGVSLSRLGGGIGTRGPGEKKLEMDRRLIRTRISHLKTELAGVIKHREVQRKQRQKNHTPVVCIVGYTNAGKSTLLNYFTDAGVLEEDQLFATLDPTTKSVELNSGQTVLMTDTVGFIRKLPHHLVDAFKSTLEEAKYSDIILHVVDCSNPFMEQQMEAVYETLGQLGIKDTPVITAFNKIDRTGKNSLLKDVRADETVKISAKEGTGTSDLLRVIEDVLKKQKIYLEKKYGYDEAGKIQAIRTHGQLLKEEYREDGIYVEAYIPKEILGMV from the coding sequence ATGGAAGAAATATTGGAACAGAAAAAAGAGAGAGTAATCCTTGTTGGAGTCGCTCTCGGGGATGGTCAGGAAGCGGAGGAATCTCTGGAAGAACTGAAAGAACTTGCAGAGACCGCAGGAGCCGAAGTGGCGGGCTCTATTATACAGGCCAGAGAGCAGATTCACTCGGGGACCTATGTAGGAAAAGGAAAGATCGAGGAGATCCGGGATCTTTTGTTTGAGACAGAGGCAGACGGCATTGTCTGCGACGATGAGCTTTCACCGGCTCAGCTTGCCAATCTGTCTCAGATCCTGGATATTAAGGTCATGGACCGGACTCTGGTGATCCTTGATATCTTTGCAAAACGTGCACAGACAAAAGAGGGAAAGATCCAGGTGGAATTGGCTCAGCTGCGTTATCGAGCCACAAAGCTTACCGGCAAAGGAGTCAGCCTTTCCAGACTGGGAGGCGGAATCGGCACAAGGGGGCCGGGAGAGAAAAAGCTGGAGATGGACCGGCGGCTGATCCGCACCAGAATTTCACATTTAAAAACAGAACTGGCAGGTGTTATAAAACACAGAGAGGTACAGCGGAAACAGAGACAGAAAAATCACACTCCGGTGGTCTGTATCGTCGGCTACACCAATGCCGGGAAATCCACACTTTTAAATTATTTTACGGATGCGGGTGTCCTGGAGGAAGATCAGCTGTTTGCCACTCTGGACCCGACGACAAAGAGTGTGGAACTGAACAGCGGGCAGACGGTGCTCATGACAGACACGGTAGGATTTATCAGAAAACTGCCGCATCATCTGGTGGACGCGTTTAAAAGTACGCTGGAAGAGGCAAAGTACAGTGACATCATCCTTCACGTAGTGGACTGCTCCAATCCATTTATGGAACAGCAGATGGAAGCGGTCTATGAAACTCTCGGACAGCTGGGAATCAAAGACACACCGGTGATCACGGCCTTTAATAAAATTGACAGGACCGGTAAAAATTCTCTTTTAAAAGATGTCCGCGCAGATGAGACTGTAAAAATATCTGCAAAAGAGGGAACGGGAACTTCAGATCTTCTGAGAGTGATCGAGGATGTGCTGAAGAAGCAGAAAATCTATCTGGAAAAAAAATACGGCTACGATGAAGCCGGAAAGATACAGGCCATCAGAACTCATGGACAGCTTTTGAAAGAAGAATACCGTGAGGATGGAATTTATGTGGAGGCTTATATACCAAAAGAAATACTAGGCATGGTGTAG
- a CDS encoding DeoR/GlpR family DNA-binding transcription regulator — translation MLADERHNSIIAQINQFGSVRVKDLSQMYNVTEDCIRKDLTYLENQGLLKKIYGGAVKTRVMTHDFQVSDRADKNIEAKRAIAQKALSLIKDGDTIFLDISTTNIELAKILVSSNKHVTLVTNCIDVILAANVPDSNVKLIVLGGTTDELHGGFVGGITDAQLKQYQFDIAFIGVVGVDLELNRVSTYITEDGITKRTAIECSSRSYMMLETRKLHEDGTFWYAQVSHFTGALMDKLPDQSIGKLTKDYPIEWL, via the coding sequence ATGCTTGCAGATGAACGTCATAATTCAATCATCGCTCAGATCAATCAATTTGGTTCTGTGCGTGTAAAAGATCTGAGCCAGATGTACAATGTGACGGAAGATTGTATTCGGAAAGATTTAACTTATTTAGAAAACCAGGGTCTGCTCAAGAAGATTTATGGAGGCGCTGTAAAAACCCGAGTTATGACACATGATTTTCAGGTTTCTGACCGTGCAGATAAAAACATTGAGGCAAAAAGGGCGATTGCCCAAAAGGCACTTTCATTAATTAAGGATGGAGATACCATATTTTTGGATATTTCCACAACCAACATCGAATTAGCCAAAATACTGGTATCTTCCAACAAGCATGTTACTCTGGTTACAAACTGTATTGATGTAATTCTGGCTGCAAATGTTCCTGACAGTAATGTCAAACTGATTGTGCTTGGAGGTACAACAGACGAATTACACGGTGGATTTGTCGGCGGAATCACAGATGCACAGTTAAAACAATATCAATTTGATATCGCATTCATTGGTGTTGTCGGCGTTGATCTGGAACTGAACCGTGTCTCCACATATATAACAGAGGACGGAATAACAAAGCGCACTGCAATAGAATGCAGCAGCCGAAGCTACATGATGCTGGAAACCAGAAAACTCCATGAAGACGGAACCTTCTGGTATGCTCAAGTCAGCCATTTCACAGGTGCCCTTATGGACAAACTTCCTGACCAGTCTATCGGGAAATTGACAAAAGATTACCCGATTGAATGGTTATAA
- a CDS encoding glycyl-radical enzyme activating protein, giving the protein MIDQKVQIMEIERFAIHDGPGIRSVVFFQGCPLHCPWCANPESQQIKTHLFHSESKCTGCGHCLEHCPKQALYADDHHIKYHENCCIHCNKCVFGCLQSALSWVGKSCTIEEILKEIEKDDAYYQESQGGVTLSGGEVFTQFAALKSLLKELKKRNYHICIETCGEFETRLLEEVLGNVDLFLFDMKHSRADKLYQVTGGHLDLIKHNIQTIAQYHPDHIIIRVPVIPGFNDEYEVIEEIVEFAHQNKISKVELLPFHNLGKSKYDQMGIPYQYQSVPNMKAADLEKYTDIFLKYHVEGILGNKVLK; this is encoded by the coding sequence ATGATTGATCAAAAGGTTCAGATTATGGAAATTGAACGGTTCGCCATTCACGACGGACCGGGAATACGCAGTGTCGTATTCTTTCAGGGATGTCCTCTTCATTGTCCGTGGTGTGCCAATCCGGAGTCACAGCAAATAAAAACACATCTGTTTCACAGTGAAAGCAAATGTACAGGCTGTGGTCACTGTCTGGAACATTGCCCAAAACAGGCTCTGTATGCAGATGATCATCATATCAAGTATCATGAGAATTGTTGTATTCATTGTAATAAATGTGTTTTCGGGTGTCTGCAGTCTGCACTAAGTTGGGTTGGGAAATCATGTACTATCGAGGAAATATTGAAAGAAATAGAAAAGGATGATGCGTATTATCAGGAAAGTCAGGGAGGAGTAACGCTTTCCGGCGGGGAAGTGTTTACACAATTTGCTGCTTTGAAAAGCCTGTTGAAGGAGTTGAAAAAAAGAAACTATCATATCTGTATAGAAACATGCGGAGAATTTGAAACACGGTTACTCGAAGAGGTTCTGGGAAATGTGGATTTGTTCTTGTTTGACATGAAACATTCCAGGGCTGACAAATTGTATCAGGTGACGGGCGGACATCTGGATTTGATCAAACATAATATTCAAACGATTGCACAGTATCATCCGGACCATATCATCATACGCGTACCTGTCATTCCCGGATTCAATGACGAATATGAGGTGATAGAAGAAATTGTTGAATTTGCACACCAAAACAAGATTTCAAAAGTCGAACTTCTTCCATTTCATAATCTGGGGAAAAGCAAATATGACCAAATGGGTATTCCTTATCAATATCAGAGTGTACCGAATATGAAGGCGGCTGATCTGGAAAAGTATACGGATATTTTTTTGAAGTATCATGTTGAAGGCATTCTGGGAAATAAGGTTTTAAAATAA